The Shewanella japonica genome has a window encoding:
- a CDS encoding TonB-dependent receptor encodes MKQANQKHLSLGAQAVAAALVFSSPIVSADQEVKETCNPEVSGIECDKNQTAEAIERIKVHGVKNAVYLSEASGDLRRVADLVDTPQVITVLTQDQIQESGKTDLKDILSAQAGITLGTGENGNAFGDRYIIRGHEARSDVFVDGLRDPGMTTRESFATEVVEITKGPSSTFAGRGSSGGAINSVTKKASTSYNLGRVDLALGTDDHRRLTLDYNYAVSDTVGLRVNGLLADEDKPGREGISRERNGVQLSAVFEPTNDLSFIADGYYLDAKDVADLGSYFDQSTREPISDIPVYAQESDFLNSEVLTFTLRTQYDINDNLTFYNATRIGKTENGYITTGARGTTRSESDPVAPGVDTLTLSTHQGNQEVDYISTQFNLFWNTQILGMENKFVFGLEYTDQQVDNGVYDIEFANETNCITAGRRGDSGAYCMLDGDGNPVDNIDKLMGRTYTKGINDAEYQIETISAYFMDTVALTDDLELFFGVRQDSFDYQNDTSSSRNGDVLYEYDDSMFNGHLGLVYSITDEGNIYANYSTATNINGGESDLGASCGYGGVCGTAEQARAADPELVENIELGTKWMLFDDSVMFSASVFQITKSDVMESVGDSYSTLGTLNTGKNRVQGVEFGMVGNITEALSVQFSAAIMDSEVLESFNEESVGLALSNFADESAYLQLRYQINEAFVVGAGYTYQSEMYGGQPDTAAGYDDENGRYSIVVPDYQVVDLFANYNATESLTFRLNVGNVLDEEYFTAAYRSGAFMYLGDARNAKLSATYEF; translated from the coding sequence ATGAAACAAGCTAACCAAAAACATTTATCACTAGGCGCACAAGCCGTAGCAGCCGCTCTCGTTTTCTCTTCTCCTATAGTCTCTGCAGATCAAGAAGTTAAAGAGACCTGTAACCCGGAAGTTAGCGGAATTGAGTGCGATAAAAACCAAACTGCTGAAGCCATTGAGCGTATTAAAGTTCACGGTGTAAAGAACGCCGTTTACTTATCTGAAGCCTCTGGCGATTTGCGCCGTGTTGCAGATCTTGTTGATACACCACAAGTCATCACTGTATTAACCCAAGATCAAATACAAGAATCAGGTAAAACAGATTTAAAGGATATCTTGTCAGCACAAGCAGGTATTACTTTAGGTACTGGTGAAAACGGTAACGCCTTTGGCGATCGCTACATTATTCGTGGTCATGAAGCGCGTAGTGATGTTTTTGTTGATGGTCTGCGCGATCCAGGTATGACAACCCGTGAAAGTTTTGCCACAGAAGTTGTTGAAATCACTAAAGGTCCGAGTTCGACATTTGCAGGTCGTGGCTCTTCAGGTGGTGCGATTAACAGTGTGACTAAAAAAGCGTCAACATCGTACAACTTGGGCCGTGTTGATTTGGCATTAGGTACTGACGATCATCGCCGCTTAACTTTAGATTATAACTATGCCGTGTCAGATACTGTCGGTTTACGTGTCAATGGTTTACTTGCTGATGAAGATAAGCCTGGCAGGGAAGGCATTAGCCGTGAGCGCAATGGTGTGCAACTTTCAGCAGTATTTGAGCCAACAAACGATTTGTCTTTCATTGCTGATGGGTATTATTTAGATGCAAAAGATGTGGCTGATTTAGGTAGCTACTTTGATCAATCTACCCGTGAGCCCATTTCTGATATCCCTGTATATGCACAAGAATCAGATTTTCTAAATTCAGAAGTGCTGACTTTTACCCTGCGCACTCAATATGACATTAACGATAATCTGACCTTTTATAATGCGACTCGTATTGGTAAAACCGAAAACGGTTATATCACCACAGGTGCTCGTGGAACGACACGCAGCGAATCAGATCCTGTCGCACCAGGTGTTGATACTCTGACTTTAAGTACTCATCAAGGTAACCAAGAAGTTGATTACATCAGCACCCAATTTAATTTGTTTTGGAATACACAAATTTTAGGCATGGAGAACAAGTTTGTTTTTGGCCTAGAGTATACCGATCAGCAAGTTGATAACGGTGTTTATGATATTGAATTTGCCAACGAAACTAACTGTATAACAGCAGGGAGACGTGGTGACTCTGGTGCTTACTGTATGTTAGATGGTGACGGTAACCCTGTCGACAATATCGATAAACTTATGGGCCGAACTTACACTAAAGGCATCAATGATGCTGAGTATCAAATAGAGACCATTTCAGCTTACTTTATGGATACGGTAGCGCTTACAGACGATCTAGAGCTGTTCTTTGGTGTTAGACAAGATAGCTTTGATTATCAGAATGATACATCGAGCAGTCGAAATGGAGATGTGTTGTACGAATATGATGACAGCATGTTTAACGGACACCTTGGGTTAGTGTATAGCATCACTGATGAAGGGAATATATATGCTAATTACAGTACTGCAACCAATATCAATGGTGGTGAGTCAGACTTAGGCGCAAGCTGTGGTTATGGTGGGGTATGTGGTACTGCTGAACAAGCGCGTGCAGCCGATCCTGAATTAGTTGAAAACATTGAACTTGGTACTAAATGGATGCTATTTGATGACAGTGTGATGTTTTCGGCGTCAGTTTTCCAAATCACCAAGAGTGACGTAATGGAAAGTGTGGGCGACAGCTACTCAACACTTGGCACATTAAATACAGGTAAAAACCGAGTCCAAGGTGTCGAGTTTGGTATGGTGGGTAATATCACTGAAGCATTAAGCGTGCAATTTTCAGCAGCGATTATGGATTCAGAGGTGCTTGAATCATTCAATGAAGAAAGCGTAGGCCTTGCGTTGAGTAACTTTGCTGATGAAAGTGCATATCTACAATTACGTTATCAAATTAATGAAGCGTTTGTAGTTGGCGCAGGTTATACCTATCAAAGCGAAATGTACGGCGGGCAACCTGATACTGCTGCGGGCTATGATGATGAAAACGGCCGATACAGCATTGTGGTTCCAGACTATCAAGTGGTTGATTTATTTGCTAACTACAACGCTACTGAGTCATTAACTTTCCGCTTGAATGTGGGTAACGTGTTAGATGAAGAGTATTTTACAGCCGCTTATCGCTCGGGCGCATTTATGTACCTTGGCGATGCTAGAAATGCTAAATTGTCAGCGACCTATGAATTCTAA
- a CDS encoding ion transporter, protein MQATGILNTLKKVDQSKTFQGFVIFVIIVSALSIGAHTYHLPPWLEQSLWVLDIAITGFFLFELIIRFMASDGIKSFFSKGWNIFDTIIVIGSLVPLGGSTILLARLLRIFRVLRLVSMVPELRMLINALLKAIPRMGYIALLMFVIFYIYGAIGSMFFANVNDFLWGDVSIAMLTLFRISTFESWTSIMYETMEVYPLSWLYYLSFIFLTTFVFLNMMVGAVLDVMGEETKIMREEQGEGSEHKADVNEEQHEIAHSQVATAEDIKALNAKVDRLTELLARKS, encoded by the coding sequence ATGCAAGCTACTGGTATCCTTAATACCCTTAAAAAAGTTGATCAAAGTAAAACCTTCCAAGGTTTTGTTATCTTTGTGATTATTGTTTCTGCATTATCTATTGGTGCCCACACTTACCATTTACCGCCTTGGCTTGAGCAAAGCTTATGGGTATTGGATATTGCGATCACTGGCTTTTTCTTATTTGAGTTGATCATCCGATTTATGGCGAGTGATGGTATTAAGTCTTTCTTTTCCAAAGGCTGGAATATTTTCGATACCATTATCGTTATTGGCAGCTTAGTACCACTCGGTGGCTCGACTATTTTATTGGCAAGATTGCTACGCATATTTAGGGTACTGAGATTAGTATCTATGGTGCCAGAGTTAAGAATGCTGATTAATGCACTATTAAAAGCGATCCCAAGAATGGGTTATATCGCACTGCTAATGTTCGTGATTTTCTATATCTATGGCGCTATTGGCAGCATGTTTTTTGCCAATGTGAATGACTTTTTATGGGGCGATGTATCGATTGCGATGCTGACCTTGTTCCGAATTTCGACGTTCGAATCATGGACATCGATCATGTATGAAACCATGGAAGTATACCCATTAAGCTGGCTGTATTATTTAAGCTTTATCTTCTTAACCACCTTTGTTTTCCTCAATATGATGGTAGGCGCCGTGCTTGATGTCATGGGTGAAGAAACTAAAATCATGCGAGAAGAGCAGGGGGAAGGTAGTGAACATAAAGCGGATGTTAACGAGGAGCAACATGAAATTGCGCATAGTCAGGTTGCAACCGCAGAGGATATTAAAGCCCTTAATGCTAAAGTTGATCGACTGACAGAGTTGTTGGCGAGAAAGAGTTAA
- a CDS encoding TetR/AcrR family transcriptional regulator yields MAKISKEEKEANFQKYNQIILDIFFESGWHCVTYDNIAKVAGVRKSTLQGYYESNKEFAHALRGKVFPIFAEQLDFSSKEALTESWHKALSVKRFRYILNMLIANSTLPEPSDMTVNGMSNLIKMVDGHFPGEGREVVEGLLGKTILTLLDV; encoded by the coding sequence ATGGCGAAGATTTCTAAAGAAGAGAAAGAAGCTAACTTTCAGAAGTATAACCAAATTATTTTGGATATCTTTTTTGAAAGCGGCTGGCATTGTGTGACTTATGACAACATTGCCAAAGTTGCTGGGGTGCGAAAGAGTACCTTACAAGGCTATTACGAATCGAATAAAGAGTTTGCTCATGCATTAAGAGGCAAAGTATTTCCGATTTTTGCTGAGCAATTAGATTTTAGTTCGAAAGAGGCATTAACTGAGAGCTGGCATAAAGCGCTATCGGTTAAGCGCTTCCGTTATATTTTGAATATGCTTATTGCTAATTCAACTTTACCTGAGCCCTCTGACATGACCGTTAATGGTATGTCTAACCTGATCAAAATGGTTGATGGGCATTTTCCTGGCGAAGGTAGGGAAGTGGTTGAAGGTTTACTCGGTAAAACGATTTTGACGTTACTGGATGTGTAA
- a CDS encoding flavin prenyltransferase UbiX — protein MSNTTQYNKRPKAISLAWTGASGAPYGLKLLQCLLEADYQVFLMISSAARVVLATEEALQLSANPEKAREQLLAHFKMTDSVIGELVVLGKDEWFSPPASGSAAPKQMVICPCSTGTLAAVATGMSNNLLERAADVVMKERGQLILVPRETPFSAIHLEHMLSLTRHGATIMPAAPGFYHHPQSIEDLVNFMVSRILDHLGIEHGLTNRWGYATQKSRDEAND, from the coding sequence ATGAGTAATACAACGCAGTACAACAAAAGACCCAAAGCCATTAGCCTTGCATGGACTGGAGCCTCAGGTGCGCCATATGGTTTAAAGCTATTGCAATGCTTGCTTGAGGCCGATTATCAAGTATTTTTGATGATTTCAAGCGCAGCACGAGTGGTACTTGCTACTGAAGAAGCGCTGCAATTAAGTGCCAACCCTGAAAAAGCACGTGAGCAGTTATTAGCGCATTTTAAAATGACAGATTCTGTGATTGGTGAGCTGGTGGTGTTAGGTAAAGATGAGTGGTTTTCACCACCTGCATCGGGCAGCGCGGCACCTAAACAAATGGTGATTTGTCCTTGTTCTACTGGCACCCTAGCAGCTGTCGCTACCGGAATGAGCAATAATTTATTAGAAAGAGCAGCTGATGTGGTCATGAAAGAGCGTGGTCAATTAATCCTTGTGCCACGGGAAACTCCTTTTAGTGCCATACACTTAGAGCATATGTTAAGCCTTACACGTCATGGCGCGACTATCATGCCTGCTGCGCCAGGTTTTTATCACCATCCCCAATCGATAGAAGATCTGGTAAACTTCATGGTTTCCCGAATTCTAGATCATTTGGGTATTGAACATGGGCTGACAAATCGTTGGGGTTATGCCACACAAAAGTCTCGCGACGAAGCCAATGATTAA
- a CDS encoding VOC family protein: protein MFNGIHHVAIIASDYVRSKYFYTQVLGFTVLAENYRQERDSYKLDLQLKDGTQIELFSLPHSPKRLSYPEAQGLRHLAFKVDDIHQVVAHLQQHNIDVEPIRVDEYTGKSFTFFSDPDDLPLEIYAIGEQD from the coding sequence ATGTTTAATGGTATTCATCATGTAGCGATTATCGCAAGTGACTATGTACGCTCGAAGTATTTCTACACTCAAGTATTAGGCTTTACAGTACTTGCTGAAAATTATCGTCAAGAACGTGACTCGTATAAGCTGGATTTACAGCTGAAGGACGGCACGCAAATTGAGCTTTTTTCTCTTCCTCATTCGCCGAAAAGACTTAGTTATCCTGAGGCGCAAGGCTTACGTCATTTAGCTTTTAAAGTGGATGATATCCATCAGGTTGTTGCACATTTACAGCAACACAATATTGATGTTGAACCGATTAGAGTCGACGAATATACAGGCAAGTCATTTACCTTTTTTAGCGATCCTGACGATCTACCGTTAGAGATCTATGCCATTGGCGAACAAGATTAA
- a CDS encoding ABC transporter ATP-binding protein: MSNSTNALVIENLQKTYKSGVQAVKGISLTVEQGDFFALLGPNGAGKSTTIGVISSLVQKTAGSVKVFGFDIDKTLEQAKMCIGLVPQEFNFNQFETVLQIVVNQAGYYGVTRAVALQRAEKYLSQLDLWEKRDSQARALSGGMKRRLMIARALMHEPKLLILDEPTAGVDIELRRSMWQFLKDINNQGVTIILTTHYLEEAEMLCRNIGIIDKGLLVENTSMKSLLSKLDVETFILDLRNDIEAAPQIPNMNCRFVDGHTLEVDVAKAHNLNDLFAKLSEANIEVSSMRNKANRLEELFVELVEKAKEAK; the protein is encoded by the coding sequence ATGAGTAACAGCACCAATGCTTTGGTGATCGAAAACCTGCAAAAAACTTATAAAAGCGGTGTCCAAGCCGTTAAAGGAATTAGTTTAACCGTTGAACAAGGTGATTTTTTTGCTTTGTTAGGGCCCAATGGTGCCGGTAAGTCGACCACCATCGGGGTGATTAGCTCGTTAGTGCAAAAAACCGCTGGCAGCGTCAAGGTGTTTGGGTTTGATATCGATAAAACACTTGAACAAGCCAAAATGTGTATTGGCCTTGTACCGCAAGAGTTTAATTTTAATCAGTTCGAAACAGTGCTGCAAATTGTGGTGAATCAAGCGGGTTACTATGGCGTTACCCGTGCCGTCGCGTTACAGCGCGCCGAGAAATACCTTTCACAACTGGATTTGTGGGAAAAGCGTGACAGTCAAGCTAGAGCCTTATCTGGTGGCATGAAGCGCCGCTTAATGATTGCCAGAGCATTAATGCATGAGCCGAAGTTACTGATTTTAGATGAACCTACAGCTGGAGTTGATATCGAGCTACGCCGCTCTATGTGGCAGTTTTTAAAAGATATTAACAACCAAGGTGTGACGATTATTTTAACCACGCACTATCTTGAAGAAGCTGAAATGTTATGCCGCAATATTGGTATTATTGACAAAGGTTTGCTGGTGGAAAACACCAGTATGAAAAGCTTGCTAAGTAAATTGGATGTTGAAACCTTCATTTTAGATTTACGTAATGATATTGAAGCCGCGCCGCAAATCCCCAATATGAACTGCCGCTTTGTTGACGGGCACACGTTAGAAGTGGATGTGGCAAAGGCACACAACCTTAATGATTTATTTGCCAAACTCTCAGAGGCAAACATCGAGGTCTCATCGATGCGAAATAAGGCCAACCGTCTTGAAGAGTTATTCGTAGAGCTTGTTGAAAAAGCCAAGGAGGCAAAATAA
- the hpt gene encoding hypoxanthine phosphoribosyltransferase gives MKHTTEVMISAEEINEKLDILAERINAHYADSERLLMVGLLKGSVVFMADLCRRIKGHVEIDFMSVSSYGNAMTSSRDVKILKDVSSEIADRDVLIVEDLIDSGNTLNKVRDMLLLREPKSLALCTLLDKPERREVDVPVDFIGFSIPDEFIVGYGIDYAEQYRNLPYIAKVVPLD, from the coding sequence ATGAAACACACAACCGAAGTGATGATTTCTGCAGAAGAAATCAACGAAAAACTGGATATATTAGCTGAAAGGATTAATGCCCATTACGCAGACAGCGAGCGTTTGTTAATGGTCGGCTTATTGAAAGGGTCTGTGGTTTTTATGGCTGACTTATGTCGCCGTATTAAAGGCCATGTTGAAATCGACTTTATGTCAGTTTCAAGTTATGGCAACGCAATGACAAGCTCACGTGACGTTAAAATCTTAAAAGATGTTTCTTCTGAGATTGCTGATCGCGATGTATTGATTGTTGAAGATTTGATTGATTCAGGTAACACCCTAAATAAAGTACGTGACATGTTATTATTGCGTGAGCCTAAAAGCCTAGCACTATGTACATTATTGGATAAACCTGAACGTCGTGAAGTGGATGTTCCTGTCGACTTTATCGGTTTTTCCATTCCTGATGAGTTTATTGTTGGCTATGGTATCGATTATGCTGAGCAGTATCGTAACCTGCCTTATATCGCAAAAGTGGTTCCATTAGATTAA
- a CDS encoding Fe2+-dependent dioxygenase has protein sequence MIVIEQILSKEDVKAYRQTLQSVPWDDGKNTAMGMAAAVKQNSQALASDAKVQKLANQLLNKIGETPKVVSAALPHQIFPPCFNRYAESEEYGFHVDAAVMRVPNTQVVLRSDVSMTVFLSEPDEYDGGELIIATEFGEQSIKLPAGYAVVYPSSSLHKVTAVTRGERVAAITWMQSMVSESVLRENLYQLDQSIQSLIAAGNTPRAELDRLHNVYHNLIRQFAHL, from the coding sequence ATGATTGTAATTGAGCAAATACTGTCTAAAGAAGACGTAAAAGCATATCGACAAACTTTGCAGTCAGTCCCTTGGGATGACGGTAAAAATACGGCAATGGGAATGGCTGCGGCAGTCAAGCAAAACAGCCAAGCACTAGCCAGTGACGCCAAGGTTCAAAAGTTGGCAAACCAGTTGTTGAATAAAATTGGTGAAACACCCAAAGTGGTTTCTGCTGCATTACCGCATCAGATATTTCCGCCGTGTTTTAACCGTTATGCAGAGTCTGAAGAATATGGCTTTCATGTTGATGCAGCAGTGATGCGGGTACCCAATACTCAGGTTGTGCTGCGTAGTGATGTATCGATGACAGTATTTCTCTCTGAACCCGATGAGTATGATGGCGGTGAGTTGATTATCGCCACTGAATTTGGCGAGCAATCCATTAAACTGCCTGCGGGTTATGCGGTTGTTTACCCGTCCAGTAGTTTGCATAAAGTGACAGCGGTGACACGTGGTGAGCGAGTTGCAGCAATCACTTGGATGCAAAGTATGGTGTCAGAATCGGTTTTAAGAGAAAATTTATATCAACTTGATCAGTCAATTCAATCGCTTATTGCAGCGGGCAATACGCCGCGAGCAGAATTGGATAGACTGCATAATGTTTACCACAATTTGATACGCCAATTTGCTCATTTATAA
- a CDS encoding glycoside hydrolase family 9 protein: protein MIKLVAQICPLIVTAILLNISISHAAPNKNYAIQFNQLGFGVNGTKTAVVPETDADNFSVIERQTGKTVFQGKLSEAKTWEASGDKVMLAHFDEVTQQGEYFIKVDSIPQSLPFTISDERYNKPLASAIKAYFYNRSGAVIQKEFAGQYARPAAHPDTIVYVHESAASKARPVGTVISSPKGWYDAGDYNKYIVNSNITVYTLLAVVSEQSNAIINLNLNIPESGNALPDIIDEVMWNIDWMLTMQDPNDGGLYHKLTTKRFTGDTEMPHKMDQPRYLVAKSTAASLGFAATMAKASQILALYDQHLSINPANGHSYSQQLLMAAKQAWQWSLKNPAIHYQQPSDIHTGTYATAGDDLKDEWLWAAAELFAATGDSEYLSKVEIPKKPRNPEWDKVETLALITLASHSDTPNTIAKEAKKQLTALTERWIEVGQNSAYGLAISPNDFVWGSNSNMLNKAVTLLRVNQIINNKDKPNSLYEEHAIAIVDYIFGRNPMGISYVTGIGQQTPMHIHHRASMADGIKAPIPGFLAGGPQPGQQDAKDCKKQGGIYPSKQAAKSYLDHDCSYASNEIAINWNAPLVYMLAALVNQEN from the coding sequence ATGATTAAGCTTGTCGCCCAAATATGCCCCCTGATTGTTACTGCTATATTACTCAACATTAGCATTAGCCATGCAGCCCCCAATAAAAATTACGCCATTCAGTTTAATCAATTAGGTTTTGGCGTTAATGGTACAAAAACAGCTGTGGTACCAGAAACTGATGCGGATAATTTTAGCGTGATTGAGCGGCAAACTGGTAAAACGGTTTTTCAAGGAAAGTTATCTGAAGCCAAAACATGGGAAGCATCTGGTGACAAGGTAATGCTTGCGCATTTTGACGAAGTGACTCAACAAGGTGAATACTTCATAAAAGTTGACTCAATACCGCAATCACTGCCATTTACTATTTCAGATGAGCGTTATAACAAACCATTAGCTTCGGCCATTAAAGCCTATTTTTATAATCGCAGCGGCGCTGTGATTCAAAAAGAATTTGCAGGCCAATATGCGAGACCTGCTGCTCATCCAGACACTATTGTATATGTGCACGAATCAGCGGCATCTAAAGCGCGCCCTGTTGGCACCGTCATTTCATCTCCTAAAGGTTGGTACGATGCTGGCGATTACAATAAGTACATAGTGAACTCAAATATCACAGTGTATACCTTACTTGCAGTGGTATCAGAACAGTCCAATGCCATCATTAACCTTAACTTGAATATTCCTGAATCAGGTAATGCATTACCAGACATCATTGACGAAGTAATGTGGAATATTGACTGGATGCTGACCATGCAAGATCCCAATGATGGTGGCTTGTACCATAAGCTCACGACTAAGCGGTTTACTGGCGACACAGAAATGCCCCATAAGATGGACCAACCTCGTTACCTTGTTGCCAAATCCACAGCAGCCAGCTTAGGGTTCGCTGCAACAATGGCAAAAGCCAGCCAGATCCTTGCCCTGTATGATCAACACTTATCAATTAACCCTGCAAATGGTCATAGCTATAGCCAGCAACTATTAATGGCAGCAAAGCAAGCATGGCAATGGTCATTGAAAAATCCAGCCATCCATTATCAACAGCCGAGTGATATCCACACTGGGACATATGCCACAGCTGGGGATGACTTAAAAGATGAGTGGTTATGGGCAGCTGCCGAGCTTTTTGCTGCAACAGGCGATAGTGAATACCTCAGTAAAGTTGAAATACCGAAAAAGCCGCGTAACCCTGAGTGGGATAAAGTCGAAACGTTAGCCTTAATCACACTAGCATCACACTCTGATACGCCTAACACCATCGCAAAAGAAGCTAAAAAGCAACTCACGGCATTAACAGAGCGTTGGATTGAAGTGGGGCAAAATTCAGCTTACGGCCTTGCGATTAGTCCAAATGATTTTGTATGGGGCAGTAACTCAAACATGCTCAATAAAGCGGTGACGTTATTGCGTGTAAACCAAATCATAAACAATAAAGATAAGCCGAACAGTTTGTATGAGGAGCACGCTATAGCTATCGTCGATTACATTTTTGGTCGTAATCCAATGGGTATCTCTTATGTCACAGGGATCGGCCAACAGACTCCGATGCATATTCACCACCGTGCTTCTATGGCTGATGGTATTAAAGCGCCTATTCCTGGTTTTTTAGCTGGCGGGCCACAACCAGGGCAACAGGACGCCAAAGATTGTAAAAAACAAGGCGGCATTTACCCATCAAAACAAGCTGCAAAGTCTTACCTCGATCATGATTGCAGTTATGCCAGCAACGAAATCGCCATTAACTGGAATGCCCCTTTGGTGTATATGTTAGCGGCGCTGGTTAATCAGGAAAATTAA
- the mpl gene encoding UDP-N-acetylmuramate:L-alanyl-gamma-D-glutamyl-meso-diaminopimelate ligase: MHVHILGICGTFMGGLALLARAMGHKVTGSDANVYPPMSTQLEEQGIELIQGFDPVQLGKEGENQPDVVVIGNAMSRGNPCVEAVLNRGINYTSGPQFLSEYILPDRWVLAVSGTHGKTSTSSMLAWVLEYCGYEPGFLIGGVPQNFGVSARLGHSPFFVVEADEYDSAFFDKRSKFVHYRPRTLVINNLEFDHADIFADLGAIQRQFNHVIRTVPGEGKVIWPAEVEAVKDVIELGCWSEQELFYVTSTTGKQAGKGWYANTIAADGHEFEVMFDGESQGILNWDLLGQHNIENAVMAIAAARHVGVLPAQAIEALAQFAPPKRRLELLDTVSGIAVYDDFAHHPTAIATTLQGLRAKVGEADNASGKLIVVLEPRSNTMKSGVHKDTLAASMALADCAFLYQAHNIGWDMSANMNHASIPVTVMTEITDIINAVSSLAQSGDTIVIMSNGGFNGIHQKLISALA, translated from the coding sequence ATGCACGTACATATTCTTGGGATCTGTGGCACTTTTATGGGCGGCCTTGCGTTATTAGCCCGTGCTATGGGGCACAAAGTGACAGGCAGTGATGCCAATGTTTATCCGCCAATGAGTACCCAACTTGAAGAGCAAGGAATTGAACTTATCCAAGGTTTTGATCCAGTGCAATTGGGCAAAGAGGGTGAAAACCAGCCCGATGTTGTTGTGATTGGTAATGCTATGAGCCGCGGTAACCCGTGTGTCGAAGCGGTATTGAATCGAGGTATTAACTATACTTCTGGGCCGCAATTCTTATCTGAATATATTTTACCTGACCGCTGGGTGCTGGCGGTATCTGGCACGCACGGTAAAACATCAACCTCAAGTATGCTTGCATGGGTGCTTGAATATTGTGGTTACGAACCGGGCTTTTTAATTGGTGGCGTACCGCAAAACTTTGGTGTGTCAGCAAGGCTAGGTCATTCCCCTTTTTTCGTGGTTGAAGCAGATGAATATGACAGTGCTTTTTTTGATAAACGCTCTAAGTTTGTCCACTACCGACCTCGCACATTGGTGATTAATAACCTTGAATTTGACCATGCAGATATTTTTGCCGACTTAGGGGCGATTCAGCGCCAGTTTAATCACGTTATTCGCACAGTACCTGGTGAAGGCAAAGTCATTTGGCCAGCTGAAGTTGAGGCTGTAAAAGACGTCATTGAGTTAGGCTGCTGGAGTGAGCAAGAGCTATTTTATGTGACTAGTACAACGGGTAAACAAGCAGGTAAAGGTTGGTATGCAAATACCATTGCAGCAGATGGTCACGAGTTTGAAGTGATGTTTGATGGTGAATCTCAAGGTATTTTGAATTGGGACTTACTGGGACAGCATAATATTGAAAATGCCGTGATGGCAATTGCTGCAGCGCGTCATGTTGGTGTGTTACCAGCACAAGCTATTGAAGCGTTAGCTCAATTTGCGCCGCCTAAACGCCGTCTGGAGCTACTGGATACGGTGAGTGGTATTGCTGTTTATGATGACTTTGCTCATCATCCCACAGCCATTGCTACCACGTTGCAAGGGTTGCGAGCTAAAGTGGGTGAAGCGGATAACGCCAGTGGTAAATTGATTGTGGTTTTAGAACCTCGCTCAAATACCATGAAAAGCGGGGTACATAAAGACACCTTAGCCGCTTCAATGGCACTGGCAGATTGTGCGTTTTTGTACCAAGCTCACAATATTGGTTGGGACATGAGTGCCAATATGAATCATGCCAGTATTCCTGTCACTGTGATGACTGAGATTACAGATATTATTAACGCAGTCTCGTCACTGGCTCAATCGGGTGACACCATTGTTATTATGAGTAATGGCGGCTTTAATGGTATTCATCAGAAATTAATTAGCGCTTTAGCTTAA